The Spirochaetaceae bacterium genome window below encodes:
- a CDS encoding FAD-dependent oxidoreductase translates to MARPGRGGQTVRFRREVPVAGEFDLVVAGGGMAGFGAACAAGRAGLRTLLVERQAQLGGMGTAGGVGNFCYGFGAPIGNGRVFDDVLEEMASAGAIGERAGWQVKRSAVLERENHTNDHAVLPLVLQRLARAAGVELLLCTDVVGAATDRGRITEVVLHNRSLLQAVRAPLYVDATGDAILARHAGARTLPVADPVLPQMIKPSLMIFLRRVDGPAPARQPLLLRHYGAGEEPDYSVWAEPRGRTSLKFKLFDYTFDTGSGAGLSGAEEEMRARIPEVVRHFQEHHDARFVFDFAAPVLGVREGRRVRGDYVLGVGDVRAGRQFADSVAHGSFTIDAHNHDEVVPPYQIPYRSLVVAGLANCFVAGRCFSADRPAMASARIMATSCLAGQAVAHAAALALCHRTAIREVDTAAVRDRLLADSRDPQHMRDRLVPRDHGGGPPPAVPTDDEPPLVPPPAGPSACIKA, encoded by the coding sequence GTGGCGCGGCCGGGCCGAGGAGGGCAGACGGTCCGATTCCGGCGCGAGGTGCCCGTCGCGGGAGAGTTCGACCTGGTAGTGGCCGGCGGCGGCATGGCGGGATTCGGCGCCGCCTGCGCCGCCGGGCGAGCCGGGCTCAGGACGCTGCTGGTCGAGCGCCAGGCGCAGCTTGGCGGCATGGGCACCGCCGGCGGCGTGGGCAACTTCTGCTACGGTTTCGGCGCTCCCATCGGCAACGGCCGCGTGTTCGACGACGTGCTGGAGGAGATGGCATCGGCGGGCGCCATCGGCGAGCGCGCCGGCTGGCAGGTGAAGCGCAGCGCCGTGCTGGAGCGGGAGAATCACACCAACGACCACGCGGTCCTGCCGCTGGTGCTGCAGCGGCTGGCGCGCGCCGCCGGCGTGGAACTGCTGCTGTGCACCGACGTGGTGGGCGCGGCCACCGATCGTGGGCGCATCACCGAGGTGGTGCTGCACAACCGTTCGCTGCTGCAGGCGGTGCGCGCACCGTTGTACGTGGATGCCACCGGCGACGCCATTCTGGCGCGCCACGCCGGCGCGCGCACTCTGCCGGTGGCCGACCCGGTGCTGCCGCAGATGATCAAACCGAGCCTTATGATCTTCCTGCGCCGGGTCGACGGGCCGGCACCGGCTCGCCAGCCGCTGCTCCTGCGCCACTACGGCGCCGGCGAGGAGCCCGACTACAGCGTGTGGGCGGAGCCGCGCGGGCGCACCAGCCTCAAGTTCAAGCTGTTCGACTACACCTTCGACACCGGTTCGGGCGCCGGGCTGTCAGGCGCGGAGGAAGAGATGCGCGCCCGCATCCCCGAGGTGGTGCGCCACTTCCAGGAGCACCACGACGCGCGCTTCGTGTTCGACTTCGCCGCCCCGGTGCTGGGGGTGCGGGAGGGGAGGCGCGTGCGCGGCGACTACGTACTCGGCGTGGGCGACGTGCGCGCCGGGCGCCAGTTCGCCGACAGCGTGGCGCACGGCTCCTTCACCATCGACGCCCACAACCACGACGAGGTGGTGCCGCCCTACCAGATCCCCTACCGCTCGCTGGTGGTGGCGGGGCTCGCCAACTGCTTCGTCGCCGGGCGCTGCTTCTCCGCCGACCGGCCGGCGATGGCGTCGGCGCGCATCATGGCCACGAGCTGCCTGGCCGGCCAGGCGGTGGCGCACGCCGCCGCCCTCGCCCTGTGCCACCGCACCGCCATCCGCGAGGTGGACACTGCCGCGGTCCGCGACCGCCTGCTCGCCGACTCCCGCGACCCGCAACACATGCGCGACCGCCTGGTCCCCCGCGACCACGGCGGCGGACCTCCGCCGGCTGTTCCCACGGATGACGAACCTCCGCTTGTTCCGCCCCCTGCTGGGCCGTCAGCTTGCATAAAGGCATAG
- a CDS encoding FAD-dependent oxidoreductase yields the protein MHREWGAEILIVGASFGGVSAALAAARAGRRVVLTEETGWIGGQATAQGVPLDEHPWIERFGSSESYRQFRRSVRAYYRRNYPLTAAARAERAFNPGAGWVSALCFEPKVGRAVLEELLSPWVSAGRILLVLHHRPTAVESDGDLVRAVTLESTRGGGLLTVAADYVLDATDLGELLELGGVERVIGAESRAETGEPTALESADPLRQQGFTHLVAVDYRPGEDHTIGRPPEYDRFRAGFASLVGVSDDAELKQRRLFAPAMDDPAQPYSFCIWNFRRVLCAANFLPGTVDADVTMLMSGNEYRGGVLCGVPAADAAAHREAACRMSLSLVHFLQTEVEPGYRGGRGFPGIRPRPDVFDTPDGLAVQPYIRESRRIRAEHTVTERSFHREQPGREAAPERFADAVAVGGYRIDVHEPHPSGQSYTLSLHGKHWPQQLPLGALLPVRVDNLLPACKNIGATHVTNGCFRLHPNEWSTGEAAGHLAAFCLDHGVRPRAVRANAGLVAGLQRRLERDGVELEWPHRQPAMSYHSYRVDQPNWHWGESSRRPSGVD from the coding sequence GTGCATCGGGAGTGGGGTGCGGAGATTCTGATCGTCGGAGCCAGCTTCGGCGGAGTGTCGGCGGCGCTGGCGGCGGCGCGGGCCGGGCGGCGCGTGGTGCTGACCGAGGAAACGGGGTGGATCGGCGGCCAGGCCACCGCCCAGGGCGTGCCGCTGGACGAGCATCCGTGGATCGAGCGCTTCGGCTCCAGCGAGAGCTATCGCCAGTTCCGGCGCTCGGTGCGCGCATACTACCGGCGCAACTATCCGTTGACCGCCGCGGCGCGCGCCGAGCGGGCGTTCAACCCCGGCGCCGGCTGGGTGTCGGCGCTGTGCTTCGAGCCGAAGGTGGGGCGCGCGGTGCTGGAGGAGTTGCTATCGCCGTGGGTGTCTGCCGGGCGTATCCTGCTGGTCTTGCATCATCGGCCGACCGCCGTGGAGAGCGACGGCGACCTGGTACGCGCAGTGACGCTGGAGTCCACCCGCGGCGGCGGCCTGCTGACCGTGGCCGCCGACTACGTGCTCGATGCCACGGATCTGGGCGAGTTGCTGGAGTTGGGCGGAGTGGAGCGCGTGATCGGCGCCGAATCACGCGCCGAAACCGGTGAGCCGACCGCGCTGGAGAGCGCGGACCCTCTCCGCCAGCAGGGATTCACCCACCTGGTGGCGGTCGACTACCGGCCCGGCGAAGACCACACCATCGGGCGACCGCCGGAATACGATCGTTTCCGCGCAGGGTTCGCCTCCCTGGTGGGAGTGTCGGACGATGCCGAGTTGAAGCAGCGCCGCCTGTTCGCTCCGGCCATGGATGATCCCGCGCAGCCCTATTCGTTCTGCATCTGGAATTTCCGCCGCGTGCTGTGCGCGGCCAACTTCCTGCCCGGCACGGTCGACGCCGACGTGACCATGCTGATGAGCGGCAACGAGTATCGCGGCGGCGTGCTGTGCGGTGTCCCGGCGGCCGACGCCGCCGCCCACCGCGAGGCGGCGTGCCGCATGAGCCTGTCGCTGGTGCATTTTCTGCAGACCGAAGTCGAGCCGGGCTACCGCGGCGGGCGCGGCTTTCCCGGCATCAGGCCGCGTCCCGACGTGTTCGACACGCCCGACGGCCTCGCGGTGCAACCCTACATCCGCGAATCGCGCCGCATCCGCGCCGAACATACGGTCACCGAGCGCTCGTTCCACCGCGAGCAGCCGGGCCGGGAGGCCGCGCCCGAGCGGTTTGCCGACGCGGTCGCGGTGGGCGGCTACCGCATCGACGTGCACGAGCCGCACCCGTCGGGGCAGAGCTACACGCTGAGCCTGCACGGCAAGCACTGGCCGCAGCAACTGCCGCTCGGGGCACTGCTGCCGGTGCGGGTCGACAACCTGCTGCCGGCGTGCAAGAACATCGGCGCCACCCACGTCACCAACGGCTGCTTCCGGCTGCACCCCAACGAGTGGTCCACCGGCGAGGCGGCAGGCCACCTGGCGGCCTTCTGCCTGGACCACGGCGTGCGCCCGCGCGCCGTGCGCGCCAACGCCGGCCTCGTGGCGGGCCTGCAGCGCCGTTTGGAGCGGGACGGCGTAGAGTTGGAATGGCCGCACCGGCAACCGGCCATGAGCTACCACAGCTACCGCGTCGACCAGCCCAATTGGCACTGGGGCGAGTCGTCACGGCGACCATCGGGAGTAGATTGA
- a CDS encoding BrnT family toxin codes for MVEIQFQWDEHKHTENTRKHGVSFDEARTVFYDDRALLIGDPDHSLDEDRFVLIGMSLSLRTLVVCHCYREDDEVIRIISARKANRMERAEYERRWAR; via the coding sequence GTGGTCGAGATACAATTTCAGTGGGATGAGCACAAGCACACGGAAAACACGCGCAAACACGGAGTCTCATTCGATGAGGCTCGGACCGTGTTCTACGACGATCGAGCTTTGCTCATCGGTGATCCCGATCATTCGCTGGATGAGGATCGGTTTGTGCTCATCGGAATGAGCCTGTCGCTTCGAACACTCGTGGTCTGTCACTGCTACCGCGAGGATGACGAGGTCATTCGGATCATCTCGGCGCGCAAGGCCAACCGTATGGAACGCGCCGAATATGAACGCAGGTGGGCGCGATGA
- a CDS encoding BrnA antitoxin family protein, with protein sequence MRDNYDFSKAKRNPYAKHLKRQVTIRLDLDTLEYFKALAVDSRIPYQTLINLYLRECAANRKRLVFR encoded by the coding sequence ATGAGAGACAACTACGACTTTTCGAAGGCGAAACGTAATCCCTATGCGAAGCATCTCAAGAGACAGGTCACGATACGGCTGGACCTGGACACGCTGGAGTACTTCAAGGCCCTGGCGGTGGACAGCCGCATTCCCTACCAGACACTGATCAATCTCTATCTGCGGGAGTGCGCCGCCAACCGCAAGAGACTCGTGTTCCGATAG
- a CDS encoding DUF4038 domain-containing protein, with protein MASVTVAPTEDRFLRGGQPFFYLADTAWMAFSNVPEAAWTEYVRFRREQGFTALQISILPVNHDTSVAATNDAPFAPRDGGWDYGARNDAYFGKAERMVAEAVAAGLVPVLGVLWRNYVPGTKSSTANPVAGPMPFDIMEEYVAHVARRFRSYEPMFFISGDTLWESDEEPRYYLRALELIRAGCPDALISMHLTPQADLPEEFVDAVDFYMFQSGHGADRVDLPWRLAEKFAAYRTRRPVINSEPCYEGHGRVAGAGRVRGRWTRSEVRAAAWQSLLSGAKAGVTYGGHGVWSFHTREKRFLNDHKYVPMDWWEALRLPGAWDYGYARWLFETFGLADLAPDQALVANADPAIRAAATADAGVVAVYLPHAAGLEVNADLSRHRITLLDLDNRRPYSTDVSVSGGVTRFQLPNADSDLLLIAVHAN; from the coding sequence TTGGCATCCGTAACCGTCGCCCCGACCGAGGATCGGTTCCTGCGGGGCGGACAGCCGTTTTTCTATCTCGCCGACACCGCCTGGATGGCGTTCTCCAACGTGCCGGAGGCCGCGTGGACCGAGTACGTGCGCTTCCGCCGGGAGCAGGGGTTCACCGCGCTGCAGATCAGCATCCTGCCGGTCAACCACGATACCAGCGTCGCGGCGACCAACGACGCCCCGTTCGCGCCACGCGACGGCGGCTGGGACTACGGCGCCCGCAACGACGCCTACTTCGGCAAGGCCGAGCGCATGGTGGCCGAGGCGGTGGCGGCCGGCCTGGTGCCGGTGCTCGGCGTGCTGTGGCGCAACTATGTTCCCGGAACGAAGAGTTCGACCGCCAACCCGGTCGCCGGTCCGATGCCGTTCGACATCATGGAAGAGTACGTGGCGCACGTCGCGCGGCGGTTTCGCTCCTACGAGCCGATGTTTTTCATCTCCGGCGACACGCTCTGGGAGTCGGACGAGGAGCCGCGCTACTACCTGCGCGCCCTGGAGCTGATCCGTGCCGGGTGCCCGGATGCGCTGATCTCCATGCACCTGACGCCGCAGGCGGACCTGCCGGAGGAGTTCGTGGACGCGGTCGACTTCTACATGTTCCAGTCGGGACATGGTGCCGACCGCGTCGACCTGCCGTGGCGGCTGGCGGAGAAGTTCGCCGCGTACCGGACTCGGCGTCCGGTGATCAATTCCGAGCCGTGCTACGAGGGCCACGGTCGCGTTGCCGGCGCCGGGCGGGTGCGCGGGCGGTGGACGCGATCGGAGGTGCGCGCGGCGGCTTGGCAGAGCCTGCTGTCCGGCGCCAAGGCGGGCGTCACCTACGGCGGTCACGGCGTGTGGAGCTTCCACACCCGCGAGAAACGGTTTCTGAACGACCACAAGTACGTGCCGATGGACTGGTGGGAGGCGCTACGCCTGCCGGGCGCCTGGGACTACGGGTACGCCCGCTGGCTGTTCGAGACCTTCGGCCTGGCCGACCTCGCCCCCGACCAGGCCCTGGTGGCCAACGCCGACCCCGCCATCCGCGCCGCCGCCACCGCCGACGCCGGGGTGGTGGCCGTCTACCTGCCGCACGCCGCGGGCCTGGAGGTGAACGCCGACCTGAGCCGCCACCGCATCACGCTGCTCGACCTCGACAACCGGCGCCCCTATTCCACCGACGTGTCCGTGTCCGGCGGCGTCACGCGGTTCCAACTCCCCAACGCCGACTCCGACCTGCTGCTGATCGCCGTGCACGCGAACTGA
- a CDS encoding AbrB/MazE/SpoVT family DNA-binding domain-containing protein — translation MKNVLTVDAAGRVVLPQPVRRRFHLQRGSQLAIEIEPDGIRLRPQTLSPSMSEEDGLLVHEGEPTGDLLEAVEESRIRRDHEVGWALG, via the coding sequence ATGAAGAATGTGCTGACCGTCGACGCGGCCGGGCGTGTTGTGCTGCCGCAACCGGTGCGCAGGCGATTCCATCTCCAGCGGGGCTCGCAGTTGGCGATCGAGATCGAGCCGGACGGCATCCGGTTGCGCCCGCAAACCCTCTCCCCGAGCATGAGCGAGGAGGACGGGCTGCTGGTCCATGAGGGAGAACCGACCGGAGACCTTCTGGAGGCGGTCGAGGAGTCGAGAATTCGTCGTGATCACGAGGTTGGCTGGGCGCTGGGATGA
- a CDS encoding PIN domain-containing protein codes for MTVFCDTSVLAASCVRRHPHYARAWPVLVDVRARRMTGIMGAHSVAEVYSALTTMPVEPRILPSEAAAILNRNVIPFFHVQPATTDLYRRAVANCARHALPGGKVYDALLIECARDANCDRIYTFNQRDFERLTPDYPGLVMAP; via the coding sequence ATGACGGTCTTCTGCGACACCTCGGTCCTGGCGGCTTCGTGCGTGCGCCGCCATCCACACTATGCTCGCGCGTGGCCGGTTCTCGTCGACGTCCGCGCACGTCGAATGACCGGCATCATGGGTGCTCACAGCGTCGCCGAAGTGTACTCTGCGCTGACGACGATGCCGGTCGAGCCGCGCATACTTCCCTCGGAGGCCGCCGCTATCTTGAACAGGAACGTCATTCCATTCTTCCATGTGCAACCGGCGACCACGGACCTGTATCGGCGTGCGGTCGCCAACTGTGCTCGTCACGCCCTGCCCGGCGGGAAGGTGTACGATGCGCTGCTCATCGAGTGCGCCCGCGACGCCAACTGCGACCGCATCTACACGTTCAACCAGCGCGACTTCGAACGACTGACGCCTGACTATCCGGGACTCGTGATGGCGCCGTAG
- a CDS encoding alcohol dehydrogenase catalytic domain-containing protein: MKAALTFGPGDIRVQSMSDPAPGAGEVLVEVGGCGICGGDYSAHKAGARKRANHAQPTIAGHEVAGTVAACGDGVQELPAGTRVAVSPNRPCGQCPPCRRGMSHLCENRIPHPRRKGGGFASYTAVLAAQCYPIDDGTGMVDAAVAEPLACCLHSTSRIRIRQGDCVAILGGGLNAQLFVQLTRLQGARRVVLVDSIAERLQMAQTLGADEVIDTSATSFEEIERRFPRGADVVINTRGSMEFTTLAFRLCAVGARLLCYGVAGAGQTVAVEPHLIWRKEIQLIGGRSFNNTFGAAVDLIDSRRIQVAPLVTRTVNLERYAEVVASPSAHHIKTVVVPDQAQAESVR; the protein is encoded by the coding sequence ATGAAAGCGGCGCTGACGTTCGGACCCGGCGACATTCGGGTGCAATCGATGTCAGATCCGGCGCCGGGTGCCGGCGAGGTGCTGGTGGAGGTGGGCGGGTGCGGCATCTGCGGCGGCGATTACAGTGCCCACAAGGCCGGCGCCCGGAAGCGGGCGAATCACGCGCAGCCGACGATCGCGGGACATGAAGTGGCGGGTACGGTGGCGGCATGCGGCGACGGGGTGCAGGAGTTGCCGGCCGGCACCCGGGTGGCGGTGAGCCCGAACCGGCCCTGCGGCCAGTGTCCGCCGTGCCGCCGGGGCATGTCCCACCTGTGCGAGAACCGCATACCCCACCCGCGCCGCAAGGGAGGCGGATTCGCATCGTACACCGCCGTCCTCGCGGCGCAGTGCTATCCCATCGACGACGGCACCGGCATGGTCGACGCCGCCGTCGCCGAACCGCTCGCCTGCTGCCTGCACTCGACCAGCCGCATCCGTATCCGGCAGGGAGACTGCGTGGCGATCCTCGGCGGCGGACTGAACGCGCAGTTGTTCGTGCAGTTGACCCGCCTGCAGGGCGCCCGGCGGGTGGTCCTGGTCGACAGCATCGCCGAGCGCTTGCAGATGGCGCAGACCCTGGGGGCGGACGAGGTGATCGATACTTCCGCCACCTCGTTCGAGGAGATCGAGCGCCGGTTCCCGCGCGGCGCCGACGTCGTGATCAACACGCGCGGATCGATGGAGTTCACCACGCTGGCGTTCCGGCTGTGTGCCGTCGGCGCGCGCCTGTTGTGCTACGGCGTCGCGGGCGCGGGCCAGACGGTCGCCGTCGAGCCGCACCTCATCTGGCGCAAGGAGATCCAGCTCATCGGCGGGCGCTCCTTCAACAACACGTTCGGCGCCGCCGTGGACCTGATCGACTCGCGCCGCATCCAGGTCGCGCCGCTGGTCACCCGCACCGTGAACCTGGAGCGCTACGCCGAAGTGGTCGCCTCCCCCTCCGCCCACCACATCAAGACCGTCGTCGTTCCCGATCAGGCGCAAGCGGAAAGCGTGCGGTGA
- a CDS encoding phytanoyl-CoA dioxygenase family protein, which yields MKFTRLADEQREFFDRNGYLLVRDALDADMLRRVTAACDRIADEHAEKHPNSGSRRTSLDNVLPQDDVFLSLLTWETTVPLVVQLLSYDIHLAKSHLIYNYPDPPELDPPPNWHRDFWESPFDLGPHRYPRMMIKVCYQLTDTSPLSGNTILVPGSNNYTRHLEIPEGQTDPDGAVELEMRAGDAFLFESRTFHRIGVNRTDQPRKCLMMGYCYAWVSPLDYDVQSDALLARVTEPIARQLVGGHKHPSTIVDAWALQEWAEQHGVKRSSEIEYERLTAAT from the coding sequence ATGAAGTTCACCAGACTTGCAGACGAGCAGCGCGAATTCTTCGACCGCAACGGGTACCTGCTGGTGCGGGATGCGCTCGACGCCGACATGCTGCGGCGCGTGACGGCGGCATGCGACCGGATCGCCGATGAGCACGCCGAGAAACATCCCAACAGCGGCTCCCGGCGCACCAGCCTCGACAACGTGCTGCCGCAGGACGACGTGTTCCTGTCCCTGCTCACCTGGGAAACCACGGTGCCGCTGGTGGTGCAGCTCCTGAGCTACGACATCCACCTTGCCAAGAGCCACCTCATCTACAACTACCCGGACCCTCCGGAGCTCGATCCGCCGCCCAACTGGCACCGCGACTTCTGGGAGAGCCCGTTCGACCTCGGCCCGCACCGCTACCCGCGGATGATGATCAAGGTCTGCTATCAGCTCACCGACACCAGCCCGCTCAGCGGCAATACCATCCTGGTGCCGGGCAGCAACAACTACACGCGTCACCTTGAGATACCGGAGGGACAGACCGACCCGGACGGCGCCGTGGAGCTGGAGATGCGGGCCGGCGACGCGTTCCTGTTCGAGAGCCGCACGTTCCACCGCATCGGGGTCAACCGCACCGACCAGCCGCGCAAGTGCCTGATGATGGGCTATTGCTACGCGTGGGTCAGTCCGCTCGACTACGACGTGCAGTCGGACGCGCTGCTGGCCAGGGTCACCGAACCGATTGCGCGCCAGCTCGTCGGCGGCCACAAGCACCCGAGCACGATCGTCGACGCGTGGGCGCTGCAGGAGTGGGCCGAGCAGCACGGCGTCAAGCGCTCATCCGAAATCGAGTACGAGCGGCTGACAGCCGCAACGTGA
- a CDS encoding DUF5615 family PIN-like protein, with protein MRFLADESCDYAVIRALRSAGHDVVAIADAYAQAPDIEVAALAVSDGRVLLTEDKDFGQLVFAYGEASLGVVLLRYPAQVRGAMGDDVVDLAAKHGDRLAGSFVVVTPAQIRFRPMPG; from the coding sequence GTGCGCTTCCTGGCCGACGAGAGCTGCGACTATGCAGTGATCCGCGCACTCCGCAGTGCCGGACATGACGTCGTGGCCATCGCCGACGCGTATGCGCAAGCACCCGACATCGAAGTTGCTGCACTTGCCGTGAGCGACGGTCGGGTCCTGTTGACCGAGGACAAGGACTTCGGGCAACTCGTGTTCGCATACGGAGAAGCGAGTCTGGGCGTAGTCCTGCTCAGGTACCCGGCGCAGGTCCGAGGCGCGATGGGCGACGACGTGGTGGACCTTGCCGCCAAGCACGGAGATCGACTGGCCGGATCCTTCGTCGTCGTTACGCCGGCTCAAATCCGCTTCCGACCGATGCCCGGGTAG
- a CDS encoding DUF433 domain-containing protein, which produces MSDARIETNPEVMLGKPVVRGTRVTVELLLRKLSEGASEDDLLDAYPRITREDLRAAVGFAAETLANDVTVFVSHPG; this is translated from the coding sequence ATGAGCGATGCCAGAATCGAGACGAACCCCGAGGTGATGTTGGGGAAACCGGTTGTCCGGGGCACGCGTGTTACCGTTGAACTCCTCCTGCGCAAACTGAGCGAGGGTGCGTCGGAGGACGACCTGCTCGACGCCTATCCTCGCATCACGCGGGAGGATCTGCGTGCCGCCGTGGGCTTCGCCGCCGAGACGCTGGCCAACGACGTGACGGTATTCGTGAGCCATCCCGGATAG
- a CDS encoding ABC transporter permease subunit, translating into MDLARRGLWRSMLLYRGLLIMLLPAIAWFLIFEYYPMYGVIIAFKKYRILEGIMGSPWVGFDNFERLFRSPQFLNVFRNTILISFYKIIFGFPAPIILALLLNEVRARHFKKVVQTISYLPHFISWVVIAALIRQLLSPTSGVVNYFLIMVGMEPVNFMIEPGFFRPMIVVANIWKDVGWGSIIYLAAISSIDPQLYEAATVDGAGRFRQAISITLPSLAPVIVILFILRVGFLMNAGFEEIFNLYNPITYEVGDIIDTYVYRIGLVEFDYSYSTAIGLFKNVLGLLMLLFTNAIVNRFSEYGIW; encoded by the coding sequence GTGGATCTTGCCAGGCGCGGGCTGTGGCGCTCCATGCTGCTGTACCGCGGCCTGCTCATCATGCTGCTGCCCGCCATCGCCTGGTTCCTGATCTTCGAGTACTACCCCATGTACGGGGTGATCATCGCGTTCAAGAAGTACCGCATCCTGGAAGGCATCATGGGCAGCCCGTGGGTGGGCTTCGACAACTTCGAGCGCCTGTTCCGCAGCCCGCAGTTCCTGAACGTGTTCCGCAACACGATCCTGATTTCGTTCTACAAGATCATCTTCGGCTTCCCGGCGCCGATCATCCTGGCGCTGCTGCTCAACGAGGTGCGCGCGCGCCACTTCAAGAAGGTGGTGCAGACCATCTCCTACCTGCCCCACTTCATAAGCTGGGTGGTGATCGCCGCGCTGATCCGCCAGCTCCTGTCTCCCACCAGCGGGGTGGTCAACTACTTCCTGATCATGGTCGGCATGGAGCCGGTCAACTTCATGATCGAGCCGGGCTTCTTCCGCCCGATGATCGTGGTGGCCAACATCTGGAAGGACGTGGGCTGGGGCTCGATCATCTACCTGGCCGCCATCTCCTCCATCGACCCGCAGCTCTACGAGGCGGCCACGGTGGACGGCGCCGGACGCTTCCGGCAGGCCATCTCCATCACGCTGCCGTCGCTGGCGCCGGTGATCGTGATCCTGTTCATCCTGCGCGTCGGGTTCCTGATGAACGCCGGCTTCGAGGAGATCTTCAACCTGTACAACCCGATCACCTACGAGGTGGGCGACATCATCGACACCTACGTCTACCGCATCGGCCTGGTGGAGTTCGACTACAGCTACTCCACCGCCATCGGCCTGTTCAAGAACGTGCTCGGCCTGCTGATGCTGCTGTTCACCAACGCCATCGTGAACCGCTTCTCGGAATACGGCATCTGGTAG
- a CDS encoding carbohydrate ABC transporter permease, whose amino-acid sequence MVVGARGRYSPDRLFDFANYVFLIVFSLMMIYPFWETVVVSLLPGLLASSWGIKLWPEEVTLEAYRVALSSRLIYYGYVNTVFRTVVGTVLAVFFSFCTAYPLAKRRLPLRNYLTIFFLIPMFFSGGLIPRYLLVRSLGMLDTRAALIFPILLGTYNLLIMRNFIMTIPDSLEESAMIDGASFFRILIQIIIPLSVPIMATIGLWVAVQHWNSWFDALIFIRDETKTVLQLVLRRVIIEQDDSSFLGENNDSVAGAESVVPESIKAATVLISIGPILLAYPFVQRYFVRGIMIGSLKG is encoded by the coding sequence GTGGTAGTGGGTGCGCGCGGGCGCTATTCTCCCGACCGGCTGTTCGACTTTGCCAACTACGTGTTCCTGATCGTGTTCTCGCTCATGATGATCTACCCGTTCTGGGAGACCGTGGTGGTGTCGCTGCTGCCGGGGCTGCTGGCTTCGAGTTGGGGCATCAAGCTGTGGCCCGAGGAGGTGACGCTGGAGGCGTACCGGGTGGCGCTCTCGTCGCGGCTGATCTACTACGGCTACGTCAACACGGTGTTCCGCACCGTGGTGGGGACGGTGCTGGCGGTGTTCTTCTCGTTCTGCACCGCCTACCCGCTGGCCAAGCGCAGGCTGCCGCTGCGCAACTACCTCACGATCTTCTTCCTGATCCCGATGTTTTTTTCCGGGGGACTGATTCCGCGCTACCTGCTGGTGCGCAGCCTGGGCATGCTGGACACCCGCGCGGCGCTGATCTTCCCGATCCTGCTCGGCACCTACAACCTGTTGATCATGCGCAACTTCATCATGACCATCCCCGACTCGCTGGAAGAGTCGGCCATGATCGACGGCGCCTCCTTCTTCCGCATCCTGATCCAGATCATCATCCCGCTGTCGGTGCCGATCATGGCCACCATCGGGCTGTGGGTGGCGGTGCAGCATTGGAACTCCTGGTTCGACGCGCTGATCTTCATCCGCGACGAGACCAAGACGGTGCTGCAGCTCGTGCTGCGCCGGGTAATCATCGAGCAGGACGATTCGTCGTTCCTCGGCGAGAACAACGACTCGGTGGCGGGCGCCGAGTCGGTGGTGCCGGAGTCGATCAAGGCGGCCACGGTGCTGATCTCGATCGGCCCGATCCTGCTCGCGTACCCGTTCGTGCAGCGCTACTTCGTGCGCGGTATCATGATCGGGTCACTGAAGGGTTGA